The DNA window CGGTCAGGAAAGCGTCATTCAGCAGGTGTCGGTGATCCACGGCGACAGCAAAGCGATCATGGACGGTCAACGTACGGTCATGGCCGCGATGACCGACCTGATGAAGCTTCTGCCGCAGCAGCAGGGGCAGTCGGTCGGCTTTGAAATCAAGCCCGGCGCCAAGACGATCTCCGGCGTCTCGTTCGACGCCTTCGAAACCAAGATGAAGTTCCCCGAGGATGACCCCCAGTCCGCCCAGGCCCAGCAGATGATCGCGTTCATCTACGGTCCGGCTGGGATGACCGGTGTGCTCGGCGCGGTCAACGCCAAGACGGTCGTCGCCGTCCAGGGCGGCAGCGATGAGCTGATCGCCGATCTCGTTGCGGCCGCCAAGGCCAACGCCGACACGCTGTCCGCTCAGGCCGGTGTGCGGTCGGTCGCCGCGGAACTGCCCAAGACCCGCAACGCCGAGATGTACCTTGACCTGGGCACACTCGTGAACACCGGCGTTCGTTATGCCAAGGGCTTCGGTGTCCCGGTGAACGTGAAGCTTCCAGCAGACCTCCCGCCGATCGGCTTCTCCAGCGGCACTGACGCCACCGCGATTCGCGTGGATGTGCATATCCCGACGAAACTGCTGGAAGGCATGATGAGCGCCTTCCTTCAGGCCCAGAAAGACATGCAGGGTGGCGGCAACGGACTGTAACAAGCCGATTGGCGTAACCTGAACTGGTAACGAAGCGGACATGCCACTTGTGGCATGTCCGCTTCTGTTTTTGGTCGAACAATACTTGCCGCGCCTTGCCGTTAGTATCGCGACGACAACAGGAGACTTTCCATGGGATCTCGATCACTTCTCGCGCGTTTACCGGCGCTGATTCTCGCGACGTTTGTCACGGCCGTCGCGTCGCACGCTGATGGCGCAGACCCGGTCCGCCCGAACATCCTGCTGATCCTCTCTGATGACCACAGCTACCCTTACCTGGGCTGCTACGGCGATCCGGTCGTCAAGACGCCTAACCTCGATCGTTTCGCGTCCGAAGGCATGAAGTTCGAGCGCGCATTCACCTCAGCGCCCCAGTGCGTGCTGTCGCGGGCGGCAATCCTCACCGGACGATCGCCCGTGGCGTGCCGGATCAGCCGGTTCAATTCCCCCCTGCCACCAGACGTCGTAACCCTGCCGGAGATTCTGCGGAAAGACGCCGGTTACTTTACTGGTGTTTGCCGGCGAAGCTTTCATCTCGACGGCTCGACGGGTAAGGGGGCCAGCGACCTGACCAAGGAGCTTTACGAAAGCCACAAGATGCAGACCTGGGATAGGCGGGTGGACTATCTCGACCGGAACTCGCCTCCCGCCATGACGGTGCCGAAGGTCAACGAGTTCCTCGACAAACTTCCGGCCGGCAAGCCTTTCTTCCTTTGGGTCAACTTCAACGACCCGCACCATCCATGGGACGCCGGAGCAATCGCCAAGCCTTACGACCCGAGCAAGATCAAGTTGCCGGTATCGTTGCCCGATCTATCGGGCGTTCGGGCGGATCTGGCGCGGTATCTGGGTGAGATTGCCCGGATGGACGGGGAGTTCCAATCGGTGCTCGATCAGCTTTCGAAGCGCAACTTGCTCGACAACACAATCGTTGTGTTTATGGGAGACAACGGCATGGCGTTTCCACATGGCAAAGGGTCGCTCTACGATCCGGGCCTTAATGTGCCGTTGCTGATTCGGTGGCCGGGGCGAATCAAACCAGGCGGCAGCTCGCAGACGCTGATCTCGGGGGAAGACATCACGCCAACTCTCCTTGATGCAGCGGGATGCAAATCTCTCCCCGAAATGACCGGTCGAAGCTTCCTTGCCCTTCTGACAGGCGGTAACTACGAAGCTCGCAAATTCCTCTTCGGTCAACGCGGCGTCCACGGAAGCGCGACGTTCGATGAAACCACCAAGGCCAGCGGCTATGACCTGGGTCGCTGCGTGCGGTCCGATCGCTACAAGCTGATCTACAACTGCACGCCCAACCAGGTGTACGCACCCGTTGATAGCGCAGGTGATCCGGGCTGGAAGCAGATGGTCGCAGCGAACGCCGAAGGAAAACTCGCCACGGAGTTCAGCAAAGCGTACTTCTCGAATCCTCGGCCGATTTACGAGCTGTATGACCTGGAGAAAGACCCGGGCGAGCTCGAGAATCTCGCCGGCCGCAAGGAAACAAGGGACGTGGAGATGTCCCTTAAACGGGCGTTACACGAGAAGATGATCGTGGACTACGACTACCTTCCCCTGCCGCTCAAATAGGCGGACAACGACTCAGCGCAGTTCGTCACACCAGATGTGAAACTTCTGCAGCGTTGAAGCTCCAAAGGTCGTCGTCAGCGGAACGTCCACGGCATCCCGCCCGCGAGCCATCAACACCCGGCCGATGCGACGCTTGTTGTGTCGGGCGTCAAACGTCCACCATCTTCCGTCAAGGTAGACTTCGAACCAGGCACTGAAGTCCATGGGCGACGGGTCCGCCGGAATACCGATGTCGCCGAGATACCCGGTCGCGTAGCGTGCCGGAATGTTCAGTGAGCGGCAGAATGTGATCGCCAGATGGGTGAAGTCGCGGCAGACGCCTTGCCGCTCGCGGTAGGCCTCCAAAGCCGTCCGGGTGACGCGCGCCGTCTTGTAATCGAAGCGAAGATGGTTGTGGACGAAGTCGCAGACCGCCTGTACCCGTCCCCATCCCATCGGCGTTTGCGAGAACAGCCGCCAGGCTTCGTCCTTCAACAGATCGACCTCGCAGTAGCGGCTTGCGAGCAGGAATTGCATCGCGTCCGACGGCAGATCTTCCAATCGGTGCTGGATGGCAGTCGGCTGGTAGGCGTCGAGTTCGCCGGTGTCCGAGACGATGGCGTCATTGGTGAACCGAACCCTGCCGCCCGGGGCCGTGACCCTTCCGCAGCAATTCCCGAACACATCGTAATAGAACGATATCGGGGCGAACGGCTCGACCGTAAGCGATTCGGGTTGGATGACGGTCGGCGATCGTGACGGATGAAGATTCAGCGTCAGGATCATCGGGGCGGGCGCGGGAAGATCAAACTGGATATCAAAACCGACGCGAATTCTCATACTGATTCTTTCGACTCGAAGACACAAGCGTCGGCGGTCCGCCGGAGGCTAAACGCGCCCGGCGGTGGTTACCGGGCACTATAGCCGTAATCGCAGCATTGGCCGACGGTGGAAATCGTCGAAGTCGAAAGATTGGCTGAATGGGAGTCCGAACCGTCGGCCCGGGAAGGTCCGGCCGTGAACTTACTCCTTGACCTGCACCAGGCCTTTTGTTCGCTGGCCGCTGTGACCGACGTCCATCACTCGCCCGTTTTCGTCCAACGCGATGTGGAAGCGTTCCTGGCCCTGAATGCGGTGCAGCGATAAATGGTAATCGCGGCTGGTGACGGCCAGGTGGGTGAGTTTGTCGGGCGTGTTTGGATTTCGCAGGCGGCCCCAAGACCCATCGCCGAGGTAGAGCACGCCGTTGTCATTGGCCATGCCGTCGATCAGGGGCTTGGTGCGTTTGAACGTATGGTCGTGGTGTTCAAGCACGACGGGCACGCGGTACTTATCGAACAGAGGGCACCAGTGCTGCCGGTTGCCCGAACCGGTACCGGCTTTGGCGGGCGCACCCTTCTCGGCCGTCGTACCCATCTTCCGGTACGACGGATAGGCGGGCACGTGATTGACCGCGAATACATTCGGGTGGTCAACCCGGGCTTTCAACTGGTTTTCGAGCCACGATGCCTGTTCTCCGCCGATTTCCGACGTGTGACCTGTATCGAGCAGCACGAGGCTCAGGTAGTCACCGAAATCGAGGGTGTTGTAACCGGTATCCGGAAACAGGCCGTCGAACAGGGCATAGTAGAACGGGGCCTTCTCCCGCTTCTTTCCGTAGCCACCGTCGACTTCGTGGTTGCCGATGCAGGGGATCATCGGAATCAATCTGCCGCCGGGCGCGATCATGTGCTTGCTGTAGTTGCGGATGAACGCCAGGCTGATGTCGACGCTCTTGCCGTTGTCGTAGCCAAGGTCGCCACCGACGACAGCAAACATCGGGTCCTGCCGCGCAGCCTGAATGTTGTTCGCGATCGCATGGCTGTTCACGCCGCAATCGCCACCAGAAATGAAACTGATCGTATTGGTCGCCCTGGCGGGCATCGTCCGGAAGTTGTAGATCGGAGAGCTTTTGCCGATGCGGAAGTAATAGGTCGTGTCGGGCTGAAGGCCCGTCAGTTCCGCGCGGAAGACCTTGAAGTCCGTCATCGGATACGGCTTGATCTTCGGCGTCGCGGTCATCGGCCAAAGGCCGAGTCGCTCGGATACTCCGACGGCCGTTGAACAGTAAACCCTGGTGTCGGCGGTTTCTCCGGTGACGCCGATCCATTGGACGGTCATGGTCGTCGTCGGATCCCGCTGCCAAGTCAGAAAGAGCGTTGACGGTTGAAATGCCGCGTCTTCAACCGCCAGCGGCGCCGTGGGCTGAGTAGACGGGAGGGTTGATGGCTTGGTTGCCGGCCCCGCCTTCGAGTCTGCATCGGCACCCAAAGCGCGAGCACCCGCCAGGGCAGCCAATGAAGATGCAAGAAAAGCACGGCGGCTGGGATATGACATGGCTCGAATCTCCGCTGAAGTGAAGCGACTATCGGCGAACGTAAGCTGACGGACACCCGACTGGGCGTGGCATCTCGCAGCAAACTGTTCCGCTAGCCCGGTGACTGGACGATACCTTCCGCTTGACGCTCTCGACAACCCGTTCTACCATCTTCCCACGATTTAAACCGGAGGCTATCGGAGCCTCCCACGGGCGATTTGAGTCGCAGATTGCGGCCCGAGCGGAATATGTAACTCCGCAACAGCTAAAGCGCAGAGACGGTGTCCGCGCTGGCCACGCCCGATTTGAGGCGTGGTTTTCTTTTTCACCGTCCCAGAAGGCAAAGTCATGAGCCAACCGAACTCCCCCGCCGTCGCCCAGAAGGCACCGGCCACGCAACTCACCAACGATCAGGTCAATCGCTACAAGCGGCACCTGATCCTTCCAGAAGTCGGTGTCGAAGGTCAGCTCAAGCTGTTGAATGCCAAAATCTTGTGCATCGGGGCCGGCGGGCTTGGTTGCCCCATATCGCTGTATCTCGCCGCCGCAGGTGTGGGCACGATCGGCCTGGTCGATATCGACGTGGTTTCGCCGAGCAATCTGCAGCGTCAGATCCTGTTCGGCGTCGCGAGCGTGGGTGAAGACAAGGTCAAGGCTGCCGCCAAGCGGCTGAAAGACGTCAATCCCGACTGCAATGTCATTGAACACAAGATGATCGTGAACGCCGAGAACGTTCTCGATCTGATCAAGGACTACGACATCGTCATCGACGGCACCGACAACTTTCCGACGCGATACTGCGTCGGCGACGCGTGCGTGCTGCTGAAGAAGCCGAATGTCTATGGCTCCATCTTCCGCTTCGAGGGCATGGTCACCGTCTTCGCGCCACACCTTCCCAACCCGCTTCGCGCCGGCGAGCACGGTCCCTGCTATCGCTGCATGTACCCGGAACCCCCGGACCCGGGCAGCGTCCCGAGCTGCGCCGAAGGCGGCGTGATCGGTGTATTGCCGGGCATCATCGGCACCCTACAGGCGAACGAGGTGATCAAGCTGATCCTCGGCGTCGGCACGCCCGCGATTGGCAAACTGACGACCTTCAGCGCGATGGACCTGGAGTTCAAGACGTTCAAACTTCGCGCCGATCCGTCGTGCCCGATCTGCGG is part of the Humisphaera borealis genome and encodes:
- a CDS encoding transglutaminase-like domain-containing protein; the encoded protein is MRIRVGFDIQFDLPAPAPMILTLNLHPSRSPTVIQPESLTVEPFAPISFYYDVFGNCCGRVTAPGGRVRFTNDAIVSDTGELDAYQPTAIQHRLEDLPSDAMQFLLASRYCEVDLLKDEAWRLFSQTPMGWGRVQAVCDFVHNHLRFDYKTARVTRTALEAYRERQGVCRDFTHLAITFCRSLNIPARYATGYLGDIGIPADPSPMDFSAWFEVYLDGRWWTFDARHNKRRIGRVLMARGRDAVDVPLTTTFGASTLQKFHIWCDELR
- the moeB gene encoding molybdopterin-synthase adenylyltransferase MoeB; the protein is MSQPNSPAVAQKAPATQLTNDQVNRYKRHLILPEVGVEGQLKLLNAKILCIGAGGLGCPISLYLAAAGVGTIGLVDIDVVSPSNLQRQILFGVASVGEDKVKAAAKRLKDVNPDCNVIEHKMIVNAENVLDLIKDYDIVIDGTDNFPTRYCVGDACVLLKKPNVYGSIFRFEGMVTVFAPHLPNPLRAGEHGPCYRCMYPEPPDPGSVPSCAEGGVIGVLPGIIGTLQANEVIKLILGVGTPAIGKLTTFSAMDLEFKTFKLRADPSCPICGRNPTITAPIDYEQFCGVPALDPKSLEETQREVKDAKSKGQIPDPNLDARGLPHGYAFNPDWEVTPREVKSLQDKKEEFLLVDCREPHEWAITHLVEKDKLFARNDWPKIPASLAGSEGKKIVIHCRSGARSLQVAQLLRRSGFKDVKSMAGGILLWNKDVNPGGPQY
- a CDS encoding purple acid phosphatase family protein; its protein translation is MSYPSRRAFLASSLAALAGARALGADADSKAGPATKPSTLPSTQPTAPLAVEDAAFQPSTLFLTWQRDPTTTMTVQWIGVTGETADTRVYCSTAVGVSERLGLWPMTATPKIKPYPMTDFKVFRAELTGLQPDTTYYFRIGKSSPIYNFRTMPARATNTISFISGGDCGVNSHAIANNIQAARQDPMFAVVGGDLGYDNGKSVDISLAFIRNYSKHMIAPGGRLIPMIPCIGNHEVDGGYGKKREKAPFYYALFDGLFPDTGYNTLDFGDYLSLVLLDTGHTSEIGGEQASWLENQLKARVDHPNVFAVNHVPAYPSYRKMGTTAEKGAPAKAGTGSGNRQHWCPLFDKYRVPVVLEHHDHTFKRTKPLIDGMANDNGVLYLGDGSWGRLRNPNTPDKLTHLAVTSRDYHLSLHRIQGQERFHIALDENGRVMDVGHSGQRTKGLVQVKE
- a CDS encoding sulfatase family protein encodes the protein MGSRSLLARLPALILATFVTAVASHADGADPVRPNILLILSDDHSYPYLGCYGDPVVKTPNLDRFASEGMKFERAFTSAPQCVLSRAAILTGRSPVACRISRFNSPLPPDVVTLPEILRKDAGYFTGVCRRSFHLDGSTGKGASDLTKELYESHKMQTWDRRVDYLDRNSPPAMTVPKVNEFLDKLPAGKPFFLWVNFNDPHHPWDAGAIAKPYDPSKIKLPVSLPDLSGVRADLARYLGEIARMDGEFQSVLDQLSKRNLLDNTIVVFMGDNGMAFPHGKGSLYDPGLNVPLLIRWPGRIKPGGSSQTLISGEDITPTLLDAAGCKSLPEMTGRSFLALLTGGNYEARKFLFGQRGVHGSATFDETTKASGYDLGRCVRSDRYKLIYNCTPNQVYAPVDSAGDPGWKQMVAANAEGKLATEFSKAYFSNPRPIYELYDLEKDPGELENLAGRKETRDVEMSLKRALHEKMIVDYDYLPLPLK